A window from Candidatus Bathyarchaeota archaeon A05DMB-5 encodes these proteins:
- a CDS encoding nitroreductase family protein — translation MDITELVKSRRSIRRFKSTKVSRELVTAILDLARWSPSAHNAQPWRIIVIDDDKVKKKLAAKMGKAWLFNMLKDGVPKEEAEKIVKVESLDRITKSPIVMIACVTLADMHKYPDPRRRKAEYLMATQSVAAYIQTLLLLAHHHGLGACWICAPLFCQDTVKEVLRLPKEFEPQAMVIMGHANEKPRLPQRKPLNEICAFNGWASS, via the coding sequence TTGGATATAACTGAACTGGTAAAGTCGAGAAGAAGTATTAGAAGATTCAAATCCACTAAAGTTTCACGTGAACTCGTAACTGCCATTTTAGATTTAGCACGATGGTCTCCTTCTGCTCACAATGCTCAGCCATGGCGTATAATAGTAATAGACGATGACAAGGTAAAGAAAAAATTAGCCGCTAAAATGGGCAAAGCATGGCTTTTTAACATGCTTAAAGATGGCGTTCCAAAAGAAGAAGCTGAAAAAATTGTGAAAGTTGAGAGTTTGGACAGAATCACAAAAAGCCCAATTGTTATGATTGCCTGTGTAACACTGGCGGACATGCACAAATATCCAGACCCGCGAAGACGAAAGGCTGAATATTTAATGGCAACTCAAAGCGTAGCAGCATACATCCAAACACTGCTCCTATTAGCCCATCACCATGGACTTGGCGCATGTTGGATTTGCGCACCACTTTTCTGTCAAGACACTGTGAAAGAAGTTCTGCGACTGCCTAAAGAATTTGAGCCGCAAGCTATGGTCATCATGGGACATGCGAATGAAAAACCACGGCTTCCTCAACGAAAACCATTGAATGAAATATGTGCTTTCAACGGTTGGGCTAGCTCTTAG
- a CDS encoding 2-phospho-L-lactate transferase, translating to MGFVTALAGGVGAAKLLRGLIQIIPPQDLVIIGNTGDDTELYGLHISPDLDIIMYTLAGIIDETKGWGVSGDTFNCLDMLGKLGLETWFKLGDRDLAVHILRTKMLKEGMTLSRVTTELCKMLGVEAKLVPMSNDPVRTKVLSGMLRLEFQEYFVKRQTKDTVTGVLFEGADKAKPTPGIIKAISEAERVVICPSNPVLSISPILSVSPIRKELQKTNAYIVGISPIVGGKALKGPADKIMASMGLEASAYGVAKFYADFLDHFIIDKVDEGYKRRIEELDVKVTVTDTVMRTLEDSIRLAKIAMEVK from the coding sequence ATGGGATTCGTGACAGCTCTTGCTGGCGGAGTGGGCGCAGCCAAACTGTTACGCGGTCTTATTCAGATAATTCCCCCGCAGGATTTAGTGATTATTGGCAACACCGGTGACGATACAGAGCTTTATGGGCTCCACATAAGCCCAGACTTGGACATAATCATGTACACGTTAGCTGGGATTATTGATGAAACGAAAGGATGGGGCGTTTCCGGTGACACATTCAACTGCCTCGATATGCTGGGTAAGCTTGGACTTGAAACATGGTTTAAGCTTGGCGACCGAGATTTGGCAGTCCACATTTTAAGAACGAAAATGTTGAAAGAAGGCATGACACTTTCAAGGGTCACAACAGAACTCTGCAAGATGCTTGGAGTCGAAGCCAAACTCGTGCCCATGAGCAATGACCCTGTGAGAACCAAAGTGTTGTCGGGCATGCTTCGCCTTGAGTTTCAAGAATACTTTGTAAAAAGACAAACCAAAGATACAGTAACGGGCGTATTGTTTGAGGGAGCAGACAAAGCTAAGCCCACACCGGGCATAATCAAGGCAATAAGCGAAGCAGAGCGTGTTGTCATATGTCCAAGCAACCCTGTTTTGAGCATATCGCCTATACTCTCCGTTTCGCCAATCAGAAAGGAATTACAAAAAACTAACGCGTATATTGTTGGCATCAGTCCAATTGTTGGCGGAAAAGCACTCAAAGGACCAGCAGATAAAATTATGGCTAGTATGGGATTAGAAGCCTCAGCATATGGCGTGGCTAAATTTTATGCAGACTTTCTTGACCATTTCATAATAGATAAGGTTGATGAAGGCTATAAGAGACGGATAGAAGAGTTAGACGTAAAAGTGACTGTTACCGATACAGTAATGAGAACTCTGGAAGATTCCATTCGCTTGGCGAAAATCGCAATGGAAGTAAAGTGA
- a CDS encoding 50S ribosomal protein L38e translates to MPSEIFDEEKFISISERADYCAVKRLKDVVKLKLRTPKKLYTLKVEPAKAEEIIKKLQCEIREI, encoded by the coding sequence ATGCCCTCTGAAATCTTTGACGAAGAAAAATTCATCAGCATAAGCGAGCGTGCAGATTACTGTGCAGTGAAAAGGTTGAAGGATGTTGTAAAATTGAAACTGCGCACGCCTAAGAAGCTTTACACTTTAAAAGTCGAACCGGCAAAGGCTGAAGAAATCATAAAGAAACTTCAATGCGAAATTCGTGAAATATAA
- the dapA gene encoding 4-hydroxy-tetrahydrodipicolinate synthase produces MAKRKLEGIFVPHVTPFKRDGGFDEKALRTCVRFWLESGISGLVSCGSNGEAPYLSREERKKVIKTVMDEVSEKTIVIAGTGSISTRETILFTKDAKDAGVDAALVVTPFYFKLSNKEVLKHYEALLNAVDLPIILYSVPKFTGYTLEPNLIQQLASEHENVIGVKDSSGNFGAITETIRLVGNKISVLAGTAEVTLPTLIAGGSGAVIAVANVFPKLCNELYESFKRGNYEKAGKLQRQISHINEILVKKYNQLSSIKEALNILGLPAGYPRMPALPLKKEERKEIKDFLKNYA; encoded by the coding sequence ATGGCAAAAAGAAAGCTTGAGGGAATTTTTGTTCCACATGTAACGCCTTTCAAACGTGACGGCGGTTTTGATGAAAAAGCGTTAAGAACATGCGTAAGGTTTTGGCTGGAAAGTGGAATTTCTGGACTTGTGTCATGCGGAAGTAATGGAGAGGCACCTTATCTATCTAGGGAAGAAAGGAAAAAAGTCATAAAAACAGTGATGGACGAAGTTAGCGAAAAAACAATCGTTATTGCTGGGACGGGTAGCATAAGCACTAGGGAGACTATTCTGTTCACAAAGGACGCAAAAGATGCTGGAGTTGATGCAGCGCTGGTGGTCACGCCGTTTTATTTCAAACTTTCAAACAAAGAAGTGTTAAAGCACTATGAAGCTTTGCTGAATGCTGTTGACCTTCCAATCATTCTCTACAGCGTCCCAAAATTCACGGGCTATACTCTCGAACCAAACTTAATACAACAACTCGCATCAGAACACGAAAATGTTATCGGAGTTAAAGATAGCAGTGGAAACTTCGGCGCTATAACTGAAACTATAAGGTTGGTTGGCAATAAAATCTCGGTTTTGGCTGGAACAGCCGAGGTAACTCTTCCAACGCTAATCGCGGGTGGAAGCGGCGCAGTGATAGCCGTTGCAAATGTGTTCCCAAAACTATGCAACGAACTTTATGAAAGTTTTAAAAGAGGAAACTATGAAAAAGCGGGCAAACTACAGCGGCAAATATCCCACATAAACGAAATACTCGTTAAAAAATACAACCAGCTATCATCCATAAAAGAAGCACTAAACATTTTAGGATTACCAGCAGGCTATCCACGAATGCCAGCGTTACCACTGAAGAAGGAAGAGAGAAAAGAAATCAAAGATTTTCTGAAAAATTACGCTTAA
- a CDS encoding O-methyltransferase, whose product MILSKAEKVLREIEGVARRRRFLPIVGPNRGQILVKVVREIKPKRVLEIGTLIGYSAILMGKELGSDAHLITIEIDANNAEIAKENIRKAEIPPTVEVLVGDAIEIIPTLEGMFDLVFIDADKAQYLDYLRLVEEKLHKGSVIVADNVEHAPSYLDYVKSSGKYSSRFESIGPAAVGHHREDGLEISVKL is encoded by the coding sequence ATGATTCTGAGCAAGGCAGAGAAGGTCTTAAGGGAAATTGAAGGTGTAGCGAGAAGGAGGAGGTTTCTTCCTATTGTGGGACCAAACAGGGGTCAAATACTGGTGAAAGTTGTTCGTGAAATCAAACCTAAACGCGTTTTGGAGATTGGGACTCTAATTGGATACTCGGCAATCCTTATGGGAAAAGAGCTTGGGAGCGACGCCCACTTAATCACTATTGAAATTGATGCCAACAACGCAGAGATAGCGAAAGAGAACATAAGAAAGGCGGAGATACCGCCAACCGTGGAAGTGTTAGTCGGCGATGCAATTGAAATTATACCAACGTTGGAAGGCATGTTTGACTTGGTCTTTATCGACGCGGATAAAGCGCAGTACCTAGACTATCTGCGACTGGTTGAGGAGAAACTCCATAAAGGAAGCGTCATAGTCGCCGACAATGTAGAGCATGCGCCATCCTACTTAGATTACGTAAAGTCTTCAGGAAAATATAGTAGCAGATTCGAATCCATAGGTCCTGCCGCAGTAGGACACCATCGCGAAGATGGACTTGAAATAAGCGTAAAGCTGTAA
- a CDS encoding alpha-ketoacid dehydrogenase subunit beta, which translates to MRKITYKEALREALKEEMRRDPTVFLLGEDIGRYWGGAFKVTEGLAEEFGDERVRDTPISENAIIGTAVGAAITGMRPVAEIMFGDLTALAMDQIANQAAKIRYMFGGQINCPLVIRTPFGAGVNIASHHSQSLEAWFMHVPGLYVAAPSTPYDAKGLLKSAIRGNNPVFFCEHKLLYPIQGEVPEEEYTVPFGVADVKKEGADVTVVATLYMVHKALKAAEMLEAEGISVEVVDPRTLTPLDKQTIIKSIKKTGRIIIVSEDCKTAGVSAEIAAVVAEEALDYLDAPIKRVAEPDTPIPFSPPLEKYVISDEKAIIKAVKTVI; encoded by the coding sequence ATGCGAAAAATAACATATAAAGAAGCTTTAAGAGAAGCCTTGAAAGAGGAGATGCGCCGAGACCCAACAGTTTTTCTGCTTGGAGAAGATATCGGCAGATATTGGGGAGGCGCTTTCAAAGTAACCGAGGGCTTGGCGGAAGAATTCGGAGATGAAAGAGTCCGCGACACACCTATATCCGAAAATGCCATAATCGGCACGGCTGTAGGCGCTGCAATAACGGGCATGCGCCCAGTCGCGGAAATAATGTTTGGAGACTTAACCGCCTTAGCAATGGACCAAATTGCAAATCAAGCAGCAAAAATACGATACATGTTCGGCGGTCAAATAAACTGCCCTCTTGTTATCAGAACACCATTCGGAGCTGGCGTAAACATTGCATCCCATCACTCGCAAAGTTTGGAAGCTTGGTTTATGCACGTTCCAGGTTTGTATGTGGCTGCGCCGTCAACGCCTTATGACGCAAAAGGACTTTTGAAATCAGCCATACGTGGCAACAATCCCGTTTTCTTCTGTGAACACAAACTTTTGTATCCAATCCAAGGAGAAGTTCCAGAAGAAGAATACACTGTTCCTTTTGGAGTGGCAGACGTGAAGAAGGAAGGAGCTGACGTAACTGTAGTGGCTACCTTATACATGGTCCACAAAGCCTTAAAAGCGGCAGAAATGCTTGAGGCAGAAGGCATAAGCGTAGAAGTTGTTGACCCAAGAACACTAACACCACTCGACAAACAAACAATAATAAAATCAATCAAAAAGACGGGAAGAATAATCATAGTAAGCGAAGACTGCAAGACCGCCGGCGTAAGCGCCGAGATTGCGGCAGTAGTAGCCGAAGAAGCCTTGGATTATTTAGATGCTCCAATAAAAAGGGTGGCAGAGCCAGACACGCCAATCCCCTTCAGTCCACCCTTAGAAAAATATGTGATTTCCGATGAAAAAGCAATAATTAAAGCGGTTAAAACAGTCATTTAA
- the pdhA gene encoding pyruvate dehydrogenase (acetyl-transferring) E1 component subunit alpha produces MLNLPKDKLAEMLRKMFEIRLFEEKVFELYAQNLVPGTIHLYAGEEAVAVGVCSNLRKDDYITSTHRGHGHCIAKGADLKRTMAEILGKKTGYCKGKGGSMHIADFRIGMLGATAVVGAGIPIAVGAGLSIKLRRTNQVVACFFGEGASNQGTFHEGINMASIWKLPVIFVCENNLYAMGTRQSIVMNIENIADRAIAYCIPGVFVDGNDVLAVYEATEKAVERARKGEGPTLIECKTYRHRGHSRVDPARYRPKEEVAEWLAKDPIKRFKEKLIHTKALSETEIQHIEKEVSVEIEEAVKFAIESPFPEPEEALEDVYA; encoded by the coding sequence ATGTTAAATCTGCCAAAAGACAAGCTCGCCGAGATGCTTAGAAAAATGTTTGAAATTCGTCTTTTCGAAGAGAAAGTTTTCGAACTTTACGCTCAAAATCTTGTTCCAGGCACAATTCATCTTTATGCTGGAGAGGAAGCGGTGGCAGTTGGCGTTTGCAGTAACCTTCGCAAGGACGACTATATTACAAGCACGCATAGAGGACACGGACATTGCATAGCAAAAGGCGCTGATTTAAAACGGACAATGGCTGAGATTCTAGGCAAAAAAACAGGCTACTGCAAAGGCAAAGGCGGTTCAATGCACATAGCAGATTTCAGAATAGGCATGTTAGGCGCAACCGCAGTCGTCGGAGCAGGAATACCCATTGCAGTCGGCGCAGGCTTATCAATAAAACTTAGACGGACAAACCAAGTCGTGGCATGTTTCTTCGGGGAAGGCGCTTCAAATCAAGGCACATTTCACGAAGGCATAAACATGGCGTCAATATGGAAACTGCCAGTAATCTTCGTCTGCGAAAACAACCTCTATGCTATGGGGACACGCCAATCAATAGTCATGAACATAGAAAACATAGCTGACAGAGCAATAGCTTATTGCATTCCAGGCGTTTTTGTAGACGGCAATGATGTCTTAGCAGTTTACGAAGCCACAGAGAAGGCAGTTGAAAGAGCCAGAAAAGGCGAAGGACCAACACTAATTGAATGCAAAACTTACAGACACAGGGGGCATTCGCGCGTTGACCCGGCAAGGTATAGACCTAAGGAAGAAGTAGCAGAATGGCTGGCAAAAGACCCGATTAAACGTTTCAAAGAAAAACTCATACATACAAAGGCGTTGAGCGAAACTGAAATTCAGCACATTGAAAAGGAAGTTTCGGTTGAAATTGAAGAAGCAGTCAAGTTTGCCATAGAAAGCCCGTTTCCCGAGCCAGAAGAAGCGTTGGAGGATGTTTACGCCTAA
- a CDS encoding redox-regulated ATPase YchF, with translation MQKSYSRLLGIVGKPNTGKSTFFCAATLAPAEIANYPFTTIKPNRGVGYVRTPCVHEEFNVKDNPVNSLCLDGVRLIPVEFIDCAGLVPDAWKGRGLGNQFLDEIRKADALIHIVDASGGTDCEGRLCKAGEHDPVEDVRFLEREITMWMANILKRDWPKIARTAESETRDLFSMLEERLSGLAIRRSHVIEAVRRTGLNAEKATAWSEEDFLKFVDMLRRVAKPMLIAANKIDVPPAEENLERLKKLDYLVVPCCAEAELALRRGAEKKLIDYRPGDCNFKILTPEKLTESQTKALETIREKILLKYGSTGVQDAINMAFFKLLNMITVYPVEDLEHLADHNGRVLPDAYLVPYGITARQMAYLIHTELGEGFLYAVEARQRKRIGEDYPLKDGDVISIVSTRKRA, from the coding sequence ATGCAGAAGTCTTATTCACGCTTGCTTGGCATAGTTGGAAAACCAAACACTGGCAAGTCCACTTTCTTTTGTGCTGCAACTTTGGCGCCTGCTGAGATTGCAAACTACCCGTTCACGACGATAAAACCGAACAGGGGCGTCGGTTATGTAAGGACCCCGTGTGTGCATGAGGAATTTAATGTTAAAGATAATCCGGTTAACTCTCTATGCTTGGACGGCGTAAGGCTTATTCCCGTAGAGTTCATTGACTGTGCGGGTCTTGTTCCAGATGCTTGGAAAGGAAGAGGACTGGGCAATCAGTTTTTGGATGAAATTAGAAAGGCAGACGCTTTAATTCACATCGTTGATGCTTCCGGCGGAACAGACTGCGAAGGAAGACTATGCAAAGCTGGAGAACATGACCCAGTGGAGGATGTTCGCTTTTTAGAACGCGAAATAACCATGTGGATGGCAAATATACTAAAACGCGATTGGCCCAAAATCGCTAGAACCGCAGAATCTGAAACAAGAGACCTTTTTTCGATGCTTGAGGAACGGTTAAGTGGTTTGGCAATCCGACGAAGCCACGTGATTGAGGCAGTTAGAAGGACTGGGTTAAATGCAGAAAAGGCAACGGCTTGGAGTGAAGAAGACTTCCTGAAGTTTGTGGACATGCTAAGGCGAGTTGCCAAGCCCATGTTAATTGCAGCAAACAAAATAGATGTGCCTCCTGCAGAGGAAAACTTGGAAAGGCTCAAAAAATTGGATTATCTTGTTGTTCCTTGCTGTGCAGAGGCTGAACTTGCGTTAAGAAGAGGAGCTGAAAAAAAGTTAATAGATTACCGACCTGGAGACTGCAACTTTAAGATACTTACTCCAGAAAAATTAACTGAAAGCCAAACCAAAGCGTTGGAGACGATTAGAGAGAAGATTCTTCTCAAATATGGTTCAACTGGCGTTCAAGACGCGATAAACATGGCTTTTTTCAAACTTTTGAACATGATTACCGTTTATCCTGTAGAGGATTTGGAGCATTTAGCGGACCATAATGGGCGAGTTTTGCCTGACGCTTACCTTGTGCCTTATGGGATTACAGCGCGTCAAATGGCTTACTTGATACATACGGAACTTGGGGAAGGTTTCCTCTACGCAGTTGAAGCTAGGCAAAGAAAACGAATTGGAGAAGACTATCCGCTCAAAGATGGAGACGTCATATCCATTGTGAGCACAAGGAAAAGAGCTTAA
- a CDS encoding aminopeptidase, whose amino-acid sequence MVDERVVKLAKLCVHYSVDVKPKEKVLINGSDLAFPLMHEIYRECLLSDAYPLIMANLDTVYTFFKYAKEHQLTFVSPFDRFAAEHFDVMIGIFCEPNPKKLTGIDPARIRMRSVARREIAEILFRREAEGKYRWTGLPFPVTTQAQEAEMALPEYEDFVYSACLVDRDDPIAEWKKIKVEQEKICGFLNGKSEIRVVGEDTDLRFSVKGRKWINCCGEKNMPDGEVFTAPVEDSVEGEIRFTFPGIFMGREVEDVRLVFEKGRVVKASAGKGEELLRQLLKIEGAERVGEFAIGTNYGISRFTKNMLFDEKMGGTLHMALGFNPVPATGGLNKSALHWDILKDMRKSGEIYANGKLFYKDGKLLEF is encoded by the coding sequence TTGGTTGATGAGAGAGTTGTCAAGTTGGCTAAGCTTTGTGTCCATTATAGTGTTGATGTGAAGCCTAAGGAGAAAGTTCTGATTAATGGGAGTGATTTGGCTTTTCCGTTGATGCATGAAATTTACCGAGAATGTTTGTTAAGTGACGCTTATCCACTGATTATGGCGAATCTGGATACTGTTTACACATTTTTTAAATACGCCAAAGAACATCAGTTGACTTTTGTTTCGCCTTTTGACCGTTTTGCTGCTGAGCATTTTGATGTTATGATCGGAATTTTCTGCGAGCCAAATCCGAAGAAATTGACGGGTATTGATCCTGCTAGGATTAGAATGCGGAGTGTTGCTAGAAGGGAGATTGCGGAGATTTTGTTTAGGCGCGAAGCTGAAGGGAAGTATAGGTGGACTGGTTTGCCGTTTCCTGTTACTACGCAGGCGCAGGAGGCTGAGATGGCTTTGCCGGAGTATGAGGATTTTGTTTATAGTGCTTGTTTGGTGGATAGGGATGACCCGATTGCTGAGTGGAAGAAGATTAAGGTGGAGCAGGAGAAGATTTGCGGTTTTCTAAATGGAAAGAGCGAGATTAGGGTTGTTGGTGAGGATACTGATTTACGGTTTAGCGTGAAAGGACGCAAGTGGATTAATTGTTGTGGTGAGAAGAACATGCCGGATGGGGAGGTTTTCACGGCTCCTGTGGAGGATTCGGTTGAAGGGGAGATTAGGTTTACGTTCCCTGGGATTTTTATGGGGCGTGAGGTTGAAGATGTTAGGCTTGTTTTTGAGAAGGGTAGGGTTGTGAAGGCTTCTGCGGGTAAGGGTGAGGAGTTGTTGCGGCAGTTGTTGAAGATTGAAGGTGCTGAGCGGGTTGGAGAGTTTGCGATTGGGACGAATTATGGAATTAGCCGATTTACAAAGAATATGTTGTTTGATGAGAAGATGGGTGGGACGTTGCATATGGCGTTGGGATTTAATCCTGTTCCTGCCACTGGTGGTTTGAATAAGTCTGCTTTGCATTGGGATATTTTGAAGGATATGCGCAAGAGTGGAGAAATTTACGCGAATGGAAAATTGTTTTACAAGGATGGTAAATTGTTAGAGTTTTAG
- a CDS encoding CBS domain-containing protein, giving the protein MASIILVRDVMSKDVRVVRPDTTVKEVVATMNKFNIGSIIVTQADRPVGIITERDILRRLVEQCLAPETLTARQIMTSPVTTINENTTIEEAAKLMAKKRIKRLPVTNNNKLVGIVTFTDIVTKVPTLLSILEELVRPHRRTY; this is encoded by the coding sequence ATGGCAAGCATAATACTCGTCAGAGACGTCATGTCCAAAGACGTCCGCGTCGTCCGACCAGACACAACCGTCAAAGAAGTCGTCGCCACAATGAACAAATTCAACATAGGCTCAATAATAGTCACCCAAGCAGACAGACCAGTAGGCATCATAACAGAACGCGACATCCTCAGAAGACTAGTAGAACAATGCCTAGCACCAGAAACCCTAACCGCAAGACAAATCATGACAAGCCCAGTCACAACAATAAACGAAAACACAACAATAGAAGAAGCCGCAAAACTCATGGCTAAAAAAAGAATCAAACGACTCCCAGTCACAAACAACAATAAACTCGTCGGCATCGTAACCTTCACAGACATAGTAACCAAAGTGCCAACACTACTTTCAATCCTAGAAGAACTTGTCAGACCACACCGCCGCACATACTAA
- a CDS encoding aminopeptidase: MFYVSKRLRTVAKKVIDNALPIKRGEIAVFCAGVENLDLAYAFAAECEARGIETLVQSEGDYISNTKLLEAPTDAFERTPKIPEAIVDVADWLILMRGSRFDTSIYQKSETQKRLLEIQKISKWTFDSILQLCLKKKTHLVAFLDPNLQQAQALGKTYEETREMFLASLDIDYDALTDLGQRLINFMKRGGEIHLTCPRGTDLKFHAENRYWINDDGKSSPPSIPIVQYVHNLPVGEVFVAPIEESAYGVLCPKDLPGSVATDIRIEFRGKKKAAVSAEKGFEFLKARLEKATGNPYCMAEFAFGTNPCGDMLLATEKAYGTCHVAIGQNTWLGGKNESSIHWDFLVECPTVTVDGRLVVKEGKFVRELFRR, from the coding sequence ATGTTTTATGTTTCAAAACGTCTAAGAACAGTTGCCAAGAAAGTTATAGATAATGCGCTTCCGATAAAAAGGGGTGAGATTGCGGTCTTTTGCGCTGGTGTCGAGAATTTAGACCTTGCTTACGCGTTTGCTGCTGAATGCGAAGCTAGAGGAATTGAAACATTAGTTCAAAGTGAAGGGGATTACATCTCAAACACTAAGCTTCTAGAAGCTCCAACAGATGCTTTTGAAAGAACGCCTAAAATTCCAGAAGCTATTGTTGATGTTGCAGATTGGCTTATTTTGATGAGAGGAAGCAGATTTGATACTTCAATTTATCAAAAGTCAGAGACGCAAAAGCGGCTACTGGAAATCCAGAAAATTTCGAAATGGACTTTTGATAGCATTCTCCAACTATGCCTAAAAAAGAAGACCCATCTTGTGGCGTTTTTGGACCCGAACTTGCAACAAGCGCAGGCTTTGGGGAAAACCTATGAAGAAACGCGTGAAATGTTCCTTGCTTCTTTAGACATAGACTATGATGCTTTAACCGATTTGGGACAGCGACTGATTAATTTTATGAAAAGAGGGGGCGAAATTCACTTGACTTGTCCGAGAGGAACGGATTTGAAATTTCATGCTGAGAATCGCTATTGGATTAATGATGACGGGAAATCTTCTCCGCCGTCAATTCCTATAGTTCAGTATGTTCATAATTTGCCGGTTGGGGAAGTTTTTGTGGCGCCTATTGAAGAAAGTGCTTATGGTGTTTTGTGTCCTAAAGATTTGCCTGGAAGCGTTGCAACTGACATTCGTATAGAGTTTAGAGGAAAGAAAAAGGCTGCTGTTTCTGCTGAGAAGGGATTTGAGTTTTTGAAAGCGCGGCTTGAGAAGGCGACTGGAAATCCGTATTGTATGGCGGAGTTTGCTTTTGGCACGAATCCGTGTGGTGATATGCTTCTTGCAACGGAGAAAGCGTATGGCACGTGTCATGTGGCGATTGGTCAGAATACGTGGTTGGGCGGTAAGAATGAGAGTAGTATTCATTGGGATTTCTTGGTTGAGTGTCCCACTGTGACTGTTGATGGGAGATTGGTTGTGAAAGAAGGGAAATTTGTTCGGGAACTTTTTAGAAGGTAG